GTTTCAATTGTGTTTATCGATTGATAAGCGAAGTTAGATTTTTGGTTTCATAAAGTCAATAGCTAAAGCAATTGACTTATAAACAGTTATAAACAAAAATCTACGTTTTGTAAGCGTCGTATTTAGCCAATTCTATCTCGACAATGGCTTCCCACTTTTCTTGTGTGTCTTTCTTTTCGCCCTTTTGGGTATCGGCATCATAACGCTCTTGAAATAGCTTGTATTCCTGGAAGGTAGATTCAAAAAGTGCTTTTGCTCTTGTAATGTCTTTGCTCGTTAGGTTATTATCAAACAATGTTTTGCGTAATTTTCTGGTAAAGATTTCTGTAATATCAAAGTGTATTTGCTCGTGGCGTAATACATAATCGTTCATATGTTCTGGTATACCCCAACTTTTAAAGGTATTAAACGTGTTATGCACAATAATTTCTGAGGCTTTAAAAGGATTAAAACTAGACTCAATACCAAAACCTGAGTTGGTTATTGCCAATGTGTTTGGATGCGCCTCTGTGTCTGGTGTGCCTTTAAAATCACTCCAAACTAATCGTCGTTTATCACTCCATTCTATTTTAGTCTCATACACTTTTGGGTCATCGACTTTATATATTTTTCCCCAAATCCTAAAACAACTACTCCACTTACTTGGTTGTTTCTCTTGGGTAATTTTAACCAAGTTTGCACCAGAGTTTCTTGCGACTTCCTTGAGGTTATTAATGTTTTGATAATACCCACAATTAACGGAAAAACCGTTGTCTTTGGCACTAACTTCACCAATTAATTGTCCTTCTATATCTTGATTATCTGTTTGCTCTAAGACCACTATCAATGTGCCTTTTGGCAAAGGCTCTAGCTTGGTTTCGATATTGCTTTTTAGTTTTGGTGCGCAAGCAAAAACTGAAAAAGCTAATGTTATAAGTATGTATTTTTTCATATTATTGATAGAGTACGTATCGTGGTGGATTGATGCCTTTTAATCTTAACGAAACCAACATCTGTCCTCGGTGATGGGTTATATGGTCTGATAGTAACATTAAAATCTGGCGTTTTGTTCTATTGGCACCAAAATAATCTAAGCGTTCTGATAGTTTATTTACATCATAACTCGAAATCAGCGCGATAGCCCTATCATAAGTATCATTAATAAGTTTTATCATTTGCGCCTTGGATTTACCTGCTGTTTTAAAAATGGTGTCGGTTTGCCAAACTCTAGCCGCACGACCACCTAACAACGATTGGCTGTGCCAATCCATAGCGTAACCTATATGCAGTAAATTTTCTGCAAAACTCATAGACTCTGGCGTTGCACGGAAATCGTAATTTTCTTCAAGCATCATATCAGCAACCAGCAAGGTGTATTTTTTGGAATTCTCTAAACGTTCTAAATACTCTTTTACATAAGTATCTTCTTTTTTCATTTCTTTTTCGGATGTACAACCAAAGCTTAAGATTGAAAGGACTAGAAGTATTGCTATATTTTTCATTACATAAAAGTATAAAAAAAGCGAATCTCAAGATTCGCTTTTTTTATAAATAATTAAAGTTCGGTTTTATTTACCAGAACCCATGTCATAAAGCACTTTAAGTATTTTACAAGACGTTTCTTTTCCTAAATACTCCATCAGATACTTGTGTGTATCACTAGTCAAATCATCCGTTTCTTTTTTTAATTCTTCGGTAATACCAGATGATTTGTCGCAATTATCAATTTTAGCTCCAAATGCTGGCTCTTGTATTTTTTGAAAAGAAGCCATATATGCCTGTTTTTCTTCATCAGTCATTTCAGATAATACATTTTGTATATGAGCAGGAAATTTCTCTTGACCGTTTTCTGCTAAATATATAAAAGACTCAAACATCTTTGGATGCAAATCAGTAATTACAGTATTAACACAGCCACAAATCACATTAGCATAATTATCAATGGCTTTCTTTTTCTTCTCAGTAATCTGTCCAAAAGATAAAAATGGTACTACGAGCAGTATTAAAAATAAATTTTTCATGGTTGTGTATTAAAGGTTTATATATGTAATGCTCTATCGTCAGTAGCAGCTAATGCGGCTTCTTTGATAGCTTCTGCAAATGTTGGATGTGCATGTGAGTAACGCGAAATATCTTCGGCAGATGCTCTAAACTCCATCGCAGTAACAGCCTCGGCAATTAAATCAGCACAACGTGCGCCAATCATATGCACACCTAATACTTCGTCAGTTGTTTTATCTGCTAAGATTTTCACAAAACCATCAATATCTCCAGAGGCTCTTGCACGACCTAAAGCTCTAAATGGAAACTGACCAACTTTATAAGCTATACCAGATTCTTTTAATTCTTCTTCTGTTTTACCAACAGCAGCCACTTCTGGCCATGTATAAACTACACCAGGAATTAAGTTATAATCGATATGAGGTTTTTGTCCTGCTAACGTTTCGGCTACAAATACACCTTCTTCTTCAGCTTTGTGA
This DNA window, taken from Winogradskyella sp. PC-19, encodes the following:
- a CDS encoding DinB family protein, with amino-acid sequence MKNIAILLVLSILSFGCTSEKEMKKEDTYVKEYLERLENSKKYTLLVADMMLEENYDFRATPESMSFAENLLHIGYAMDWHSQSLLGGRAARVWQTDTIFKTAGKSKAQMIKLINDTYDRAIALISSYDVNKLSERLDYFGANRTKRQILMLLSDHITHHRGQMLVSLRLKGINPPRYVLYQ